In Candidatus Hydrogenedentota bacterium, the DNA window CACGGTAAAACAGGGCAACGACTCTGGCAACCGGGAAAGGTCACGACGGAAATGGCGCTTGACGAAAAGAAATCATTCACAGCGGGGTTGACGCCCTATCATTACCTGGTGCTGGTGGTGGCGTGCTTGGGTTGGTCCTTCGACACGATGGATCAGTGGCTGTTCGTGTTCGCAAAGCAACATGCCATCAAGGCGCTGCTCAATCCCGCGGCCTATCCGACTGAAGAGGCCTTTTCCAATGCCGTGACCTTTTACGGATATATCGCCACGGCCGCCCTGATGATCGGCTGGGCGACCGGCGGCCTGCTGTTCGGCATGATCGGCGACCGGCTGGGGCGGACGCGGACAATGGCGCTTACTATTCTCATTTACGCCCTGTTCACGGGGTTGAGCGGTCTTTCGCAGAACTGGCAGCAATTCGCCCTGTTCCGTTTCATGACCGGACTCGGCGTCGGCGGCGAGTTCGCGGCGGGCGCGGCGCTCGTGGCCGAGACATTTCCCTCCCACTCCCGGGCAACGGCGCTCGGCATCGTGCAGGCGACATCGGCCCTCGGCAACGTAACCGCGGCGTTGATCAATCTGTTATTCGCCTCCTTCATGAATCCCGCCGAAAGCTGGCGCTATCTGTTCGCGGTCGGCATTCTTCCCGCCTTTTTGGTTGTTGTGATCTTTATGTTTGTCCGTGAACCGGATGCTTGGGTGCAGGCCCGCGCACGAGCCAAGAAAGGGGAAGGGGGGCTGGGCACAATCCCCGGTCTTTTCAGGGACCGTACGATTCGGCGAAACACCCTGGTGGGGTTGACGTTGGCGTCGGTCGGCGTCATCGGGTTCTGGTGCATCAGCGTCTGGTCGCCGGAATTGCTGCGGGCGGTGCTGAATCCCGAAGGCAAGGTGGAACTCAAGCAAATGGTCGAACAACGGATCAGTTTCGCGGGCATGGCGCAGAATTTGGGCGGATTCTTCGGCGCGCTGTGTTTTGCATGGCTGGCCAACCGCATTGGACGGCGCGGGGGATTCGTCGTGGCGTTGCTCGGCTGCCTCGTCATTGCGCCGGCGACGTTCTTCCTGACCTCGTCGTTTTTGACCGCGTTGATATTCTTTTTCTTGCTGGGGTACATGTTGTTGTTTCTCTTGGGGGGATTTGCGGTTTATTTCCCCGAATTGTTCCCCACGCGTCTTCGTTCGACGGGCACCGGCTTCTGCTACAACGTGGCGCGGTTCGTCACGGCGGGCATGCTCTTCTTTTCGGCGCCCTTCGTGAAGGCTTACGGCCTGCCGATGACCGTCCTGGTGATTTCGGTCGTATTCATCCTGGGCCTGTTGGCGCTGCCCTTCGCGCCTGAGACAAAAGGCAAGCCGTTGCCCGAATAGGGAGGCCGTCGAACATGTCGCCTTCGGGGAACGAGCCGCGCAAGGGCCGGCCGATGCGCCATGTGCGCTGGCGGGTGGGCGCGCTGCTTTTCCTCGTGACGGTTATCAATTACATTGATCGCCAGACGCTCAGCGCGCTCGCGCCCATCCTGAGAGACCAATACGGCTGGAGCCAAAGCGATTACGGGTTCATCCTGAACGCGTTTCGCGTTTCATACACCGTCATGCAGATGGTGTTCGGGCGCATTCTCGACTGGATCGGCACGCGGCGCGGCATCGGCCTCAGCGTCGCGTTCTATTCGGTCGTGGGCATGCTGACCGCCACCGCACAGGGCTTTCGCAGTTTCGTGGCGTTTCGTTTCCTGCTGGGCGCGGGCGAGGCGACCAACAATCCCGGCGGCGCCAAGGCGGTGTCCGAATGGTTTCCCGCGCGCGAACGGGCGTGGGCCGTGGCCCTGTTCAACAGCGGATGCTCGATCGGCGGCGCCATCGCCCCCTTCATCGTGCTGCTGATTTACCGCTATTTCGACAGTTGGCGCCCGGCCTTCCTAATCACCGGTTCGCTGGGATTCATCTGGCTGATTGCATGGCTGAAATTCTACCGCAGGCCGGAAGAACACCCGAATATTACCGACGAGGAACTGGCGTATATTCAACAAGGGCGCTCGTCTTCCGCTGCGGACGACGGCGCGCCGCGCGTTACATGGATGAAAGTCCTGCGTTACCGCCAGACATGGGGACTGATCCTTGGGCGGTTTTTGCTGGATCCCTTCTGGTTCCTGATGGCGGAATGGTATGCGCTCTATCTCAAGAGCAAAGGGTTTTCACTGGGCGCGAGCGTTTTGGGCTTCTGGGCGCCGTTCCTGGGCGCGGGACTCGGCAACTTCTTCGCGGGCGGCCTGTCGAGCTACTTCATCAACCGCGGCTGGCCGGTCGGAAGATCGCGCCGGGCCGTGCTGCTGGTGTTCGGCCCCAGCATGCTCGTGTTGTCGCTGGCCACGCTGACGAGCAATTACTACCTGTTGCTGTTGGTCTTTGCGTACGCCAGTTTCGCCTACGCATGCTGCGGCACGATGTTCCTGACCCTGCCCACCGACGTTTTCCATACCCGCGCGGTAGGCACCGTCATGGGACTCGGCGGCACCGGCGCCGGCATCGGCACATTGATTTCGACCTATCTGATCGGCCTGATTGCCGACACGATTTCCTTTGAGCCGGTCATTGTCGCCGCCTCCGTGGTGCCCACGGTCGCCACGATCATCTTCGTCACCCTCATCCGGGCCAACAAAAAACCCGACCCGGATGGTATTCTCCTGCACTTCTAGGAGGACGGACATGCCCCTGCGGTGTTGCGCCGGCGGGATTCATTTGACAAGGGGCGGTTCGGGCGCACACACTTCGCAACATCGCCCACAAAAAGCAACGAATGCAGAGGAGTTTCAACATGCCGGAAAAGAAGTCGTATCACAGCATTTGCCGATGGACATTCAACGCGGGCAAAGGCGGATTTGTCCCGTCGAACATGCGCCCCGCGTGGTTCTCGAACCAATTCACGACCGTTGACGCGATAAGGCTTGTCAAGGACCGGATCGCGCCGCGCCTGCCCGGACACGTGCAATTGGGATTTGAAGCGCATTATGACACCGAGATTGACGATGCGACCGCGGCCGCCGTGGCCGATGCGCTCGGCGAGGCGGGCATTCATCTCGCCATGATTACCCCCGGCGCGCACAGTCATTTCGCCTACGGCGGGATCGCGTCGCTGGATCCCGCCGAACGCAACGCCGCCGGCGACCTTGGCAAACGCGCGGTGGATCTTGCCTACGGCCCGCTCCGCATGGTTTGGCATCCCGATCCGGCGTTGGCGCCTTCCTACATTTTATGGAACGGTTCGTACGGCTACGACATCGCCACGCCCGGCGTCCGCGAGATGTACCGCCATCTGAAAGAAAGCATCGCCGATCTCTGCCGGTACGAGGCGGACAAGGGCGGCGGGTTGTTCATCGCCTTCGAGCCGAAACCGAACGAGGGGCATCCCGCCATGTTGATCCCGACGGTGGCCAGCGCCATCCTGTTTTGGCGCAAACTCGAGGAGGAATACGGCATTCCGCGCGCGCGCAAAGGCGTCAACAAGGAATTCGGCCATTCCGAAATGATCGGCCTCGATCATGTCTACGATACCGTTGAGGAACTCGACAACGGCGCGATGACGCACATGCACCTGAACAGCCAGGGGTACAACGACGGGATTATCCTCGGCGGTCCCGGCAAGTTCGACATAGATCACGGCGCGCGCGTCAACGGGATGAACATCGCCATCGCGAGCCTGATTCAGTCCGCCGGCTACGCGCGATGGAAGGGGCACGACATGCAGGCCCGTCCGTACGACGATGAATCCCAGGCCATTGATCGCGTGATTCGCAGCGTGCTGAGCTGGGAAGCCTGCGAGGCCGCCGCCGCCACGCTCGACACGGCCCTGTTGATGCGGCATCTCGTAGCCCGGGAAACCGCCAAGGCCGAGGACCTGATGCGCGCGTCGCTGAGGATTGCCCAAAAAACGTTCGACGAAATGTATTCAGGATAGACGGTCGCTTGAAGACTGTATGACACAGGGCGCGCGGACCGTGGCGGGTTCGTGTGGCGAAACGCGTGGAACTTCGTGAAAATACGGCGGCGATACACGACGCACAAACGGGGAAATGGCTTTTCTTCGAGCGCCCCGCGGCGTGCTTCGATGTTCGCGATCCGGGCGACGTCGTTCCCGCGCTAAAGGAAATTGAGCGGCGCATACGGCAGGAAGGTCTCATGGCGGCGGGGTTCGTCGCCTACGAGGCCGCGCCGGCCTTCGATGCCGCGCTGAAAACCAAACCCGCGGAAGGGTTTCCCCTCCTGTGGTTTGGACTGTACCGGGAATGCCGGGAGATTGCGTTGCCGGACGCCGCGAGGGCCGTCTGTATGGATTGGCGATCTTCGACCGGTGAAGAGGCCTACCGGCGCGCCGTGGCGCGCATCAAGGAATATATCCAAGCGGGGGACACCTACCAGACCAACTACACCCTGCGGCTGCACACCCCGTTTCGCGAAGATCCCCTGGATTTCTTCGCGCGGATTATCGGCGCGCAGCGCTGCGCATACGGCGCCCTCGTAAATACCGGGGATTGGACGGTGTGCTGCGCGTCGCCGGAACTGTTTTTTTCCCTCGACGGCCGCGAACTCGTTTCGCGTCCGATGAAGGGCACCATCGCGCGGGGCTTGTGGCATGAGCAGGACCGTGCGAATGCCGCCCGGCTGCGCGAATCGGAAAAGGATCGCGCGGAGAACGTCATGATCGTGGACATGGTGCGCAACGACATGGGCCGCATCGCCGCCACCGGTTCGGTCGAGGTGGTCTCGCTGTTCGACATCGAGCAATATCCGACGTTATGGCAGATGACCAGCACGGTGCGCTGCGCCACCGACGCCGGAATCGCGGAGATTTTCGGGGCGCTTTTTCCGCCGGCGTCCATCACCGGAGCCCCCAAGGCACGCACCATGGAAATCATCGCGGAACTGGAAGACCAGCCGCGGCGGATCTATTGCGGAACCGTCGGCATGATTACGGCGCCGCGCAAGGCCCAGTTCAATGTCGCCATCCGGACGGTCCTGATTGACAATCGAACCGGCGCCGCCGAATACGGCACGGGCGGCGGCATTGTATGGGATTCGACCGCCGAGTCCGAGTTTGGCGAATGCGCCACGAAGGCCCGCGTGCTTTCGCATGCGCCGCCCGACTTCGCATTGCTTGAAACGATGCGATGGACGCCCGAAGACGGCTTTTTGCTGCTCGATCGGCATTTGCGCCGGCTTCGGCAATCCGCGGAGTATTTCGGCTTCGCGATGGATGAGGAAACCGTCCGGCGGAGCCTGTCGCTTTCCGTCGCCACACTGCCGGCGCGTCCGCACCGGATCCGGTTGGTCGTTTCACGGGATGGAAAGCCGTCCATTGAGGCGTTTCCCCTTGTTCAGCCGCTTCATTACCGCATCTGCATCGCCAAGAAACCCCTTGACCGGCAGAACCCGCTCCTGTACCACAAAACCACCTGCCGCGACATTTACGATCGCGCCCGCCGGGACTGCCCCGGATTCGACGACGTCCTGCTCTGGAACGACCGTGGCGAAATTACGGAATCGTGCATTGCCAATGTCGTGGTCGAAATGGAAGGGGAGCGCGTCACGCCGCCCGTCGAATGCGGCCTTCTGCCCGGCACGTACCGCGCGATGCTGCTCGAACAGGGCCTAGTGAAGGAACGAAAGATCGGGCTTGCGGATCTTGCGCGTTGTTCGGGCGTTTTTCTGATCAATTCCGTGCGTGAGACATGGCGCGTTTCGATCGAAGACGCGCCGGATATCAGCGGTTGCTTTCGTCCAAGCCGATCGTAATCCGAACGCCGCGCCCCAGCATGGCGGCGGGACGCAGGAAAAGCGGCGCGCGATGCCGTGCCGGAACCGGCCGCGTGGTTCCCTCCGCCACGCGCAGACAGAGCCATGCGCAACACAATCCTCCGATGCTTGCCGCAAGGAAACAGATCCTGAATCCCCACAGGCCGCCATGATCGATAACAAATCCCGCGGCAATGGGGGTCAGCCCCAGCATCAACGACGTTCCGACGGTCCACAGGTTCGAATAGCCGACGCGATCCGTCGCATGGACAAGGCCCAGCATCGCGCGGTGGGTGGTCATCCAGAACGCGGCGCCGAACACGCTTGCCACGACCATCAGCGGCGCGACCAGCCATACGCTCCATGCCGCGCCCGGCCACAGCAACAGGAATGCGGCGGACGCAGCGGCGTGTCCCGCGAGCGAAAGGTGCATGGCCTGCGCGCTGCCGTTACGTTCGGCGAAACGCGCCCAGTGGCGGATGGTCAACATGATGCATAAACTGCCTAGGGCCGTTATGATCATGATGACGCGCGAAGAGATGCCCAGCGCATCGCGCAGATACAGCACCGAGGCCGCGCCCAGCCATGACGTGGTCGAAAAGCATAACGACGCCACAACAACGAACCGCACGAAAACACGATCGCCGATTGTGCGGCGATACGAGGCCATGTCCGAACGGATCGTAACCGGTTCCGCCGCCCCGCGCCCGCCCGGCACGCGGTACATCCAATACGTGCTGAAAAAACCCGCCGCGATGCCGGCGGCATAAATTGCGATGAAACGATCCGGCCCCGGATCGCCTCGCAATACCCACGCCTGGAAGATCGCGACGATCACGCCCAGCATTTGCGCAATGGCCGCTTCCGAACTGAAGTAGGCGCCCCGCTGCGTTTCGGGAACGACTTCGTGCAGCCACGGGAACCAGCCCCCCGCGCCGACCGCCCGCATCAGGCAGAAACCGAATGTCGCGCCCATCAACACATACCCGCCCGCCGCCGTGCCCCAGCGCGCCATGGCCCACGGCATCGCGAATACCAGGCACGCGACCAGATTGCGCAGCGTCCATGTAATGAACATGACCCGCTTGGGGCCGAACCGCGTCACTAGCAGGCCGGTTATCACAACCAACAGCATGGACAGCGGAGTAAACGAGATCAGGAAGCCGACCCACGACGGCGGCATGTCAATCTTGCGCGCGAAAAGCACCAGCGGCGGGCCAATGATGCACTGCCACGAAACAACGTTGAACACGATGAACAGCAGAAAACGCCGGGGCGCCGGATCGAGCTCCTGCAATCCCGACAGAATCGGAACACGTCTCCACCCGTGTGTCACGCCCCATTTTGGGAGAGGATCTTCGCTGGGTTCCATGGGCGGCAATTACGGACTCGTACCACGTTGCAACGACATCGGAAAAACCGGACGGGTTCTTCCCCTCGAAAAGCATAACACCGCGACGGGTGCCGTTCAAAGAAGCGGACATCGCCGGATTGTGGATTGCGGCCCGAATGGATACAGTAGACGGAAGAAATCCGGGGTTTTGGCGAAAAGAAAGGATTCCGGTATGTTCAAACCGTGCATCTGGCTGTTGTGCGCGTTGGGGTTGAACGCGGGCGCGGACAACGGGCCGAAAATGATCGCCTACAGCGCGTTTCCGTCCGCCTATTTCAACGATCGCGCAGCGGACGTGGCCCGCATGTATGACGGTCTTTTCTTTGTTCTCGGCGATTGGGACACGGGCATCGAGGCCAATCTCGGCGTCGGAAACAAATCGCCCTTGACGGATTGGAAGTCGAAAGCGGGGGAAAACGTCGCCCGTCTAAACAAGGCCGGCGCCACCGAGAATCTGCTGGGCTTCTGCTTCGGGGAGGAGGGAGCGTGGCCCTCTCCTGAGACGTTGCGCTCGGACGAGTTCACCAAGCGACTCGCGGCACATTTCGGGGCTGCGGGAAAAGCGGCAAAAGAGTTGGGGTTCCGGGGCGTCAGCATAGACATTGAGTATCCCTACAAGCGCTACTCGCTCGGACATGAGATGTACACGTATG includes these proteins:
- a CDS encoding MFS transporter; protein product: MALDEKKSFTAGLTPYHYLVLVVACLGWSFDTMDQWLFVFAKQHAIKALLNPAAYPTEEAFSNAVTFYGYIATAALMIGWATGGLLFGMIGDRLGRTRTMALTILIYALFTGLSGLSQNWQQFALFRFMTGLGVGGEFAAGAALVAETFPSHSRATALGIVQATSALGNVTAALINLLFASFMNPAESWRYLFAVGILPAFLVVVIFMFVREPDAWVQARARAKKGEGGLGTIPGLFRDRTIRRNTLVGLTLASVGVIGFWCISVWSPELLRAVLNPEGKVELKQMVEQRISFAGMAQNLGGFFGALCFAWLANRIGRRGGFVVALLGCLVIAPATFFLTSSFLTALIFFFLLGYMLLFLLGGFAVYFPELFPTRLRSTGTGFCYNVARFVTAGMLFFSAPFVKAYGLPMTVLVISVVFILGLLALPFAPETKGKPLPE
- a CDS encoding MFS transporter, yielding MSPSGNEPRKGRPMRHVRWRVGALLFLVTVINYIDRQTLSALAPILRDQYGWSQSDYGFILNAFRVSYTVMQMVFGRILDWIGTRRGIGLSVAFYSVVGMLTATAQGFRSFVAFRFLLGAGEATNNPGGAKAVSEWFPARERAWAVALFNSGCSIGGAIAPFIVLLIYRYFDSWRPAFLITGSLGFIWLIAWLKFYRRPEEHPNITDEELAYIQQGRSSSAADDGAPRVTWMKVLRYRQTWGLILGRFLLDPFWFLMAEWYALYLKSKGFSLGASVLGFWAPFLGAGLGNFFAGGLSSYFINRGWPVGRSRRAVLLVFGPSMLVLSLATLTSNYYLLLLVFAYASFAYACCGTMFLTLPTDVFHTRAVGTVMGLGGTGAGIGTLISTYLIGLIADTISFEPVIVAASVVPTVATIIFVTLIRANKKPDPDGILLHF
- a CDS encoding xylose isomerase; its protein translation is MPEKKSYHSICRWTFNAGKGGFVPSNMRPAWFSNQFTTVDAIRLVKDRIAPRLPGHVQLGFEAHYDTEIDDATAAAVADALGEAGIHLAMITPGAHSHFAYGGIASLDPAERNAAGDLGKRAVDLAYGPLRMVWHPDPALAPSYILWNGSYGYDIATPGVREMYRHLKESIADLCRYEADKGGGLFIAFEPKPNEGHPAMLIPTVASAILFWRKLEEEYGIPRARKGVNKEFGHSEMIGLDHVYDTVEELDNGAMTHMHLNSQGYNDGIILGGPGKFDIDHGARVNGMNIAIASLIQSAGYARWKGHDMQARPYDDESQAIDRVIRSVLSWEACEAAAATLDTALLMRHLVARETAKAEDLMRASLRIAQKTFDEMYSG
- the pabB gene encoding aminodeoxychorismate synthase component I, which codes for MELRENTAAIHDAQTGKWLFFERPAACFDVRDPGDVVPALKEIERRIRQEGLMAAGFVAYEAAPAFDAALKTKPAEGFPLLWFGLYRECREIALPDAARAVCMDWRSSTGEEAYRRAVARIKEYIQAGDTYQTNYTLRLHTPFREDPLDFFARIIGAQRCAYGALVNTGDWTVCCASPELFFSLDGRELVSRPMKGTIARGLWHEQDRANAARLRESEKDRAENVMIVDMVRNDMGRIAATGSVEVVSLFDIEQYPTLWQMTSTVRCATDAGIAEIFGALFPPASITGAPKARTMEIIAELEDQPRRIYCGTVGMITAPRKAQFNVAIRTVLIDNRTGAAEYGTGGGIVWDSTAESEFGECATKARVLSHAPPDFALLETMRWTPEDGFLLLDRHLRRLRQSAEYFGFAMDEETVRRSLSLSVATLPARPHRIRLVVSRDGKPSIEAFPLVQPLHYRICIAKKPLDRQNPLLYHKTTCRDIYDRARRDCPGFDDVLLWNDRGEITESCIANVVVEMEGERVTPPVECGLLPGTYRAMLLEQGLVKERKIGLADLARCSGVFLINSVRETWRVSIEDAPDISGCFRPSRS
- a CDS encoding MFS transporter, with the protein product MEPSEDPLPKWGVTHGWRRVPILSGLQELDPAPRRFLLFIVFNVVSWQCIIGPPLVLFARKIDMPPSWVGFLISFTPLSMLLVVITGLLVTRFGPKRVMFITWTLRNLVACLVFAMPWAMARWGTAAGGYVLMGATFGFCLMRAVGAGGWFPWLHEVVPETQRGAYFSSEAAIAQMLGVIVAIFQAWVLRGDPGPDRFIAIYAAGIAAGFFSTYWMYRVPGGRGAAEPVTIRSDMASYRRTIGDRVFVRFVVVASLCFSTTSWLGAASVLYLRDALGISSRVIMIITALGSLCIMLTIRHWARFAERNGSAQAMHLSLAGHAAASAAFLLLWPGAAWSVWLVAPLMVVASVFGAAFWMTTHRAMLGLVHATDRVGYSNLWTVGTSLMLGLTPIAAGFVIDHGGLWGFRICFLAASIGGLCCAWLCLRVAEGTTRPVPARHRAPLFLRPAAMLGRGVRITIGLDESNR